Below is a genomic region from Polluticoccus soli.
CAAAGGAAACACCGGCACAAGCCTGCCCCTGGCAGTAATGATCGATTATAAAAGCTCTACCGATTCTTTTCAAGCCATGGCCCAGGTTGATGGCAACAAGCTCGTTCCGCTATCTCCTAGTGGCAATGACCTATTCTACATGACCATCGACGGAAATAATGCCACCTACAATTTTAAAACCAATGTGAACGGCGGCCAAAAGAGCAATTGCGCAGGACAAGTGGCGAAGTAACGATCATACTAAAACTACGGGAAAGCTTATCAAACAGTAGGTACGATCCTATCATATAACAGAGATGGCCCGGTGTTTACCGGGCCATCATCAAATTAATACAGTCTGTCTATTGCTGGCGGTTGGCTGGTAATACCCGGCACATTATCGAAAGGGCCGGGGTGCTCGTAGGTTATGACCACAAGTACGAGAAGTGTAATGTAAGCAAGTAGACCTACGATCTTAATAACGCTGTGCTTAGCGAATGTTTGTGAAAGGAACTTGGTCATAAACGGGGCATTTTGTGTCTATGAATGTACAGCTAACTCTGCGATATTAGAACTTTGTTCATGTTAACTTATAGTTATTGTGTTGTAGAAAAAAATTCGTCGGACGAAAACATACTTTCGTCCGACGAAACAAACACTTCACCTGATGTGATGACAAATAAATTTCTAAATACTCAGCAGTACTACAACGTATTGAGCGCCACTGCCGGGCTGTTTGACAGCTGTTGCGCCAGGAAACTATTCCAACGTTGCTGGTCGGCATCATGCTCTTCACAGCCATGGCCGGTCTCTGCATCGTACTGCTCCTGCAGGCGCGCGCACTTATCGTACGCTGCATCAAACAGCTTGTTCATCAACGGCTCGAAGTTCTTTGCAGTAAAGCTGGCCGCCTTCACCTGTTTGGCAAGCTCAGCAGCACATACCAGGGCTATATCAAAATGGCCCTGTTCGTGGCGCAGCAGTTCTGGCGAGAGATCACGTTTCTTGTTTACCCACGAGTCTCCCATAAAA
It encodes:
- a CDS encoding DUF922 domain-containing protein — encoded protein: MCAFAQKVSINGKEGYRQLSWEDFKGKVDKASPFTAVTHWFLSWNEGKPAKDAHGKPVLQPEVEVSFMGDSWVNKKRDLSPELLRHEQGHFDIALVCAAELAKQVKAASFTAKNFEPLMNKLFDAAYDKCARLQEQYDAETGHGCEEHDADQQRWNSFLAQQLSNSPAVALNTL